A genomic window from Caloranaerobacter ferrireducens includes:
- a CDS encoding vitamin B12-dependent ribonucleotide reductase has translation MNLTDNALKVLEKRYLTKDSEGNVIETPDEMFKRVAHHIAKADLLYNKDSNVHKIEKEFYDMMVNLEFLPNSPTLMNAGKELGQLSACFVLPVEDSMEGIFDAIKNAALIHKSGGGTGFSFSRLRARGSTVKSTGGVASGPVSFMKVFNSATEAVKQGGTRRGANMGILRVDHPDILEFIECKKDNNEITNFNISVGITEKFMEAVEKGEDYELIDPNTKTVKGKLNARDVFNKIVEMAWTNGEPGIVFLDRLNKFNPTPGLGEIESTNPCGEQPLLPYESCNLGSINLSKMIKEGPNGYEIDYEKLGNIVDKAVHFLDNVIDVNRYPLPEIEEMTKSTRKIGLGVMGFADLLIYLGIPYNSQEAVDLADNLMKFINERATKKSIELAELRGVFPAYDKSIYIEKGIKIRNATRTTIAPTGTISIIAGASSGIEPLFAVSYIRNVMDNDKLIEVHPLFKKIAKERGFYSEELMERIAEEGSLAHIDEIPEDIKKVFVTAHDISPLWHVKMQAAFQEHVDNAVSKTVNFKNEATQEDVKEVYTLAYKLGCKGVTIYRDGSRANQVLSTAKDKDENKKEQKEVKIKPRMRPEITKGITEKVRIGCGNLYITVNYDDKGICEVFTNLGRAGGCPSQSEATSRLISIALRSGLDVKSIIEQLKGIRCHSTLRQRATNKDIKVLSCPDAIGKALERVMSTYVEVEDQAVNDIALEIEQEVKKIDEPIYTNSQKINSAMGEISASFEDNSSKCPECGSKVEHEGGCMVCRSCGYSKCG, from the coding sequence ATGAATCTTACAGATAATGCTTTGAAAGTACTTGAGAAAAGATACCTTACTAAAGATTCAGAAGGTAATGTTATTGAAACCCCAGATGAGATGTTTAAAAGGGTAGCACATCATATTGCAAAGGCTGATTTATTATATAATAAAGATAGTAATGTACATAAGATAGAAAAAGAATTTTATGATATGATGGTAAATCTTGAATTTTTACCTAATTCACCAACACTAATGAATGCAGGAAAAGAGTTAGGACAGCTTTCTGCATGTTTTGTTTTACCTGTAGAAGATTCAATGGAAGGGATTTTTGATGCTATTAAAAATGCAGCTTTAATACATAAATCTGGTGGAGGAACAGGTTTTAGTTTTTCAAGATTGAGAGCAAGAGGTTCTACTGTTAAATCAACAGGTGGAGTTGCATCAGGACCTGTTAGCTTTATGAAAGTTTTTAATTCAGCTACAGAAGCAGTTAAGCAGGGTGGGACAAGAAGAGGAGCGAATATGGGTATTCTTAGAGTAGACCACCCTGATATATTGGAATTTATAGAATGTAAAAAGGATAATAATGAAATTACTAATTTTAATATTAGTGTAGGTATAACAGAAAAATTTATGGAAGCAGTTGAAAAAGGAGAAGATTATGAGCTTATAGATCCTAATACTAAAACTGTTAAAGGTAAACTTAATGCTAGAGATGTTTTCAATAAAATAGTTGAGATGGCATGGACTAACGGAGAACCAGGAATAGTTTTCTTAGATAGATTAAATAAATTTAATCCAACTCCTGGTTTAGGTGAAATTGAAAGTACAAATCCGTGTGGCGAGCAGCCATTACTTCCTTATGAATCGTGTAATTTAGGTTCTATTAACTTATCTAAAATGATTAAAGAAGGACCAAATGGATATGAAATTGATTATGAGAAATTAGGTAATATAGTAGATAAGGCTGTTCATTTTTTAGATAATGTTATAGATGTTAACAGATATCCATTACCAGAAATAGAAGAAATGACTAAGAGTACTAGAAAAATTGGATTAGGAGTAATGGGATTTGCAGACCTTTTAATTTATTTGGGGATTCCTTACAATTCACAAGAAGCTGTAGATTTAGCTGATAACTTAATGAAATTTATTAACGAAAGAGCTACTAAAAAATCTATTGAATTAGCTGAATTAAGAGGGGTTTTTCCTGCATATGATAAAAGTATTTATATAGAAAAAGGCATAAAAATTAGGAATGCTACAAGAACTACTATAGCTCCTACTGGAACTATAAGTATTATTGCAGGTGCTAGCAGTGGAATTGAACCTTTATTTGCTGTATCCTATATTAGAAATGTAATGGATAATGATAAGTTAATAGAAGTACATCCTTTATTTAAAAAGATTGCAAAAGAGAGAGGTTTCTATTCTGAAGAACTTATGGAAAGAATAGCTGAGGAAGGTTCTTTAGCTCATATAGATGAAATACCTGAAGATATAAAGAAGGTTTTTGTAACTGCTCATGATATATCACCATTATGGCATGTTAAAATGCAGGCTGCTTTCCAAGAGCATGTAGATAATGCAGTTTCTAAAACAGTTAACTTTAAAAATGAGGCAACACAAGAAGATGTAAAAGAAGTATATACTTTAGCATATAAATTAGGGTGCAAGGGTGTAACAATATATAGAGATGGAAGTAGAGCTAATCAAGTTCTAAGTACTGCAAAAGACAAAGACGAAAATAAAAAAGAACAAAAAGAAGTAAAAATAAAACCTAGAATGAGACCTGAAATTACAAAAGGTATTACTGAAAAGGTAAGAATAGGATGCGGTAATTTATACATTACAGTTAATTATGATGATAAAGGTATTTGTGAAGTCTTCACTAATCTTGGAAGAGCAGGAGGATGTCCAAGTCAAAGTGAAGCAACAAGTAGACTTATATCTATAGCATTAAGATCAGGTTTAGATGTAAAATCAATTATTGAGCAATTAAAGGGAATAAGATGTCATTCAACGTTAAGACAAAGAGCTACAAATAAAGATATTAAAGTGCTTTCATGTCCTGATGCTATAGGTAAGGCATTAGAAAGGGTAATGAGTACTTATGTTGAAGTTGAAGATCAGGCAGTAAACGATATTGCCTTGGAAATAGAGCAAGAAGTTAAAAAAATAGATGAACCAATATATACTAATTCACAAAAGATAAATTCTGCAATGGGAGAAATATCAGCTAGCTTTGAGGATAATAGCAGCAAGTGTCCTGAATGTGGAAGTAAAGTAGAACATGAAGGTGGATGTATGGTTTGCAGAAGTTGCGGATATTCTAAATGTGGTTAA